The stretch of DNA GCTTGATGTGTATTCTGGTTCAAAATGTTCTAATGGCCTATTTGGTGGCCCGGGATATTTCgatttttaagataatattGATGCAGTGAAGGTAAGCGATACATATCGCTTAACTTTCAAATGaaacaataagaaaattatgatTGTTTGAATTTGGGCTGTCCTTGGAACtaataattgtaattattaaagTTCATTAAGGGCTCCATTTCCATGGTTGGCTCAACTTAGAGATGCGTGTTTGTCATCATTTAAATAGTGTTGGATTTACTATCACTATCTGTTTCTTAGTGACTAGGATTTATTCATGTGATCTTCATTTATTCGACATAGCCATCTAGCATTATTTTCTGTTGTGATCATTATATtctgactttttttatttttgttttcatcataACTTTCTGGCTTTCTCATTTCTGTTTCTATGTTGTTATTCATTTTGCATGCTGCTCAGTATTGGAttagaaaattttgttttaatccatatattGATTATGTCATTTCTGTTTTGACAAGGCCTTGTGATGTTTGCATGTTGATTTCCTGTTGTTTGGATTTTGGAAGTTGAAGAAGCTGATTTTGCATGCTCATTTCCTACACTAATATTTATGTGACAGATCTATTTGTTCCTTTACAACATGTTGTAAGGCCCAAGCCATGCTAGCAGAAGCGCTGAGCAAGCTCAAGCATACTCTTTTGGAGGAGTCACGCGCTCAGGAGAAAGAACTTTTTCGGCTTAAGGTCGAGAAGATGGAATATGATCaggaaagagaggagaaaaaaattggaCAAGAGAATGAGAGACTGCGGTTGGAGGCCGAGAGACTGAGGTTGGAGGCCGAGAAACTAGAACTTACCCGAAGGGAAGCGAatgagagagcagagagagaccTGTTGGAGAGAGAGGAGCGAATAATGACAGTCAATATGCTTAACTTATATGGACTACAACAGAAATATTTCGAGCAACATCAAAAGGAAATCATGGCGAGATTCTACTaataagaagataaaataaaatggaaaccAGCAGATATATACCTCatgaaatttatttgttattgaggtaaagtataatttttataatttgtacaattaaTTGGaagtatttgtttgtttgtttgtttgtttctctaAAATGGGCATCCCGTACtccattatttattatattcatcCTAAATGTACTGCATGAGTTTCTACCATTAATGTTCAATTTCAATAATTAGATATTATGAAAGGCCAAAAACAGAAACCCCATAATTTAATATTCCTGATAGTAATGTCAGCGTGTCGAAATCAACAAGTGTTGCGTGAAAGAATGATGATCTCCATGTTATATAACACTCATAACAGTGCCTAAGGCCCTAAATTATTGTCAATCGTTTTGGTGATCCATTGGTAAAAGCAGGTGATAAATTACTGATAATCATTGATCTATTAGCCTAAGCCAGAGAAAAGGAGGTGTAATGCCCTTCCATATCTTTGAGATAGTCTCCAAgtggtcaattttttttctttactttttttaattacaattgtcttgaaaagttatattaattttttaaaattttaaaataaaaattatattaaaattttatattttaacaatatattcaatttataatatttttattcaattttctctcattttttaaaatttcattaaatatttcaactcaaattattttactattatttataaataatttttcttctcaacATTCAAAACGATAACTTAAGTCAAAGTTTTTGCTAAAAATTCAAGTGACAATATAAATTTAGTGCAAAATTTACACCATCCCATAAATTTTCGTGAAAGAGACTTTTATTAAGTATCTTTAAAGATGAATATCGTTAAAACCCCAAGGCCATCAAGACTAACTAAAGCCGTAGTTGATTGTttggaacttaaaaaaatgaataaaaggaaaatcaaacgctaatgttgtattttttggaGAGTAAaatcaaatactaatattacttATTATCTTAAATCTGCAGCTTTTAGTCTCATTTGCTTCTTTAAAGATCATATTTAAAATGTGGTCATATTAAtatgattacaaatattttatttctttctttctaaaaataGATCATGTGAACAGGACTCAGTCTTGGTTTGACCGAAGTATGCTGACGACAGTATCTTGAAGTTGCATGCAAAGTTCGATCTACGTAcctatctcaaaaatattcattaGGAAAAGGATAGTATGATTTACTTTAAAACGGTATTTACTTTATACTCATATATAACTTTAATTGgtgataaaaaataacatatataactttaattgataaattaattaaattaaaaaaaaaacccacaaaaaacGATATTCCccctattttctttgttttcacaagagTGGCCAGGGAGGAGTCTAAGGCAGGTTTGCGATGATCTACTCTGTTCTGATGTAAAGCGACTCACACAACTCTCTGATCAATGATCTATTGGTTCCACCCATAAATGTCATCAAACAACTAGAGTGCAAGGCTGATGCCCAATTGAATTTGCGCGTAGACTTCAAAGTGTTATTGCGTGCGGATCTGAAGAGTTATTAATAGGGGTATAAATTTAAATCGAAAAATCgatccggaccggaccggatccaATTTTAAATCGGTTCTGGTCCGAAACCGGTTTCTATATTATAAAAACCGGTCGGATCtggtaatatttatatatataagttttatacataatatataattatatattaaatttttatatataatatatataattatatatcatatatgaaataatttcatattaaagtttataaattataacataaaatgttaatcttaaatataaacattcgtaatttgtttgatcatatattattaatataattatatataagataatgttattataatttataaaataaaattttagttttaaagatgaaaatttaattgatcatatgcctttaaacataatatatatgtattaacttattaataacattttatcataagaagtaacattttgttataatttttttatatttaaaaaaaatcgaaaaaccggaccggtaaAACCGAAGGTACCGGTTTAAAAGGGTAAGCGGGGtgtaatcggttttaaaaaatgtaaaaccagttcgatcctagattttgtccaaaaccgaaccggttacacccctagttattAATGACCTAAAAATCTCTAAGATCAAACAAGTGgcattctattatttttttaaaaaaattctattatcaagCCAGTACGTAAAATATGCTTAGTAAAttgcatatatacatgatatataatatttaaaaaataaaatttaaaatttaaatcgtctgaatcaaattttactatttaaataacgTGAATGGTGTGCTCTACACAACACCTTAAAAATCTAATAACTCTTATCGCGAAGGATTGTGATATAATGATCTATTGCTCTGTTGGATATTGTAGCAAGTTGTACAAAGTtgaatttattgttttatactaACATATTGATATACCTGTAATGGATATTTGGGTCACCACAGTTTTAgttaagagataaagtcaagaagGGACTCagacttttaaaagaaaaatgactcGAACTCCTAAGAGGGAGGTGATTCAGATTTCTAAGAGGAGAGAGGCTCGgactcctaaaaagaaaatgtttcacAAGGAAATAATCTCTATAAATTGCCCACATAGGTAACAAACACTAAACTTGATTCAGTTCTTCTTTACATGCATTTATTCTTATACTGtattactgacttaagcatcagagacTCCACAAGGTAATCAATGCCGCCTCTTTATTGTCGCAGGTCATCCATACgattggtggtgtgaaacacatcCTTTATAGTGACACCAGCTGTGGGATCTTTACTGACATCAACGTGATTTTTATATGTCAACCATTACACGATCACATGCAAATTGTGATCCAGAAGCAAGCATGGTAGACGTAGAAATGAGATTGGCAGAAGCTGAGGAAAAAATGAAACAGGTGATGGCAGTTGTCGAGCAACTACAAAAAGATAACGAAGAACTGAAACGGCAGAAAGACAGTCCCCCTCCTGTCCAAAACGTGCAGGTTGAAGGAGATGCGCATAGTGCAGAAGGCGTAAGCAGCGAAAAGATAGAGAAGAAAAGGCTGCACGATGAACTGCGCAGTTTAGTTGATAATTACGAGGAGATGGCAAAGAGAATGGGTAATTCCTCTTCTGTCGAGCAGCTGCTTACTCATTCAAATCTTCCTTATAGCGAGGAAGTCATGGCGGTACCCCAACCATCCAAATTCAAAGTGCCGCAGATCGACTTCTACGATGGATCCAAGGACCCCGTTGATCACCTTGAATATTTCAAGGCACATATGACCCTTCACGGCTTCCCTGGAGAAGTAGCTTGTCGTGCTTTCCCACTGACGTTGAAAGGGTTAGCATAAGGCTGGTTTGGGATCCTACATCCTGGATCCATTGGCAATTTCGAGGAGCTGGTAAATCAGTTCCTTATACAGTTTATAGCCAGTAGAAGGCGGCGTAGACCAACCGCCTATATGCTAACCATAAAACAAAAGGAGGGAGAAACCTTGAAAGCCCATTTGGCGCGCTTCAACAAAGAAAGGCTCACTATGgatgaccaagatgagaagatcACAATGGCCGCCCTCCTATGGGGCATCTGGCCTTAAGCCCGTTCATGGCTAAGTTAGCTAGGAGAACTCCATCCACCTCAAGGGAGTTCATGGATCAAGCAGACGATTTTGTGAATGCTGAAGACACGTTGTAGGCTCTCTTGGGGCCGATGAGGTAGGAAGCGAAGTAGGATAACACCTAAACTTACTAGAAGAGATTAAGAAGGAGGTGGATCCAGAAGCAAGCATGGaaacgaagagagagagagaaagagagagagagagagagagaacgctAGAGGCATACTGCTCGACCCCCAACAAGCCCTAAATCGTTGCACCCAATAGATCACAACCATAAGTCCACTACAACATTGTGGCCAACACAACTGTAGTGCATATTGCCATCCCCATGGTGAGCAACACTTCACCAAATTCACAAAAGTGCAGATAATATCTCTCGGTTGCTAGCTGCATTCATGATGGGCAGCACCTCTTGGTGGACAATGAAAGTGGTTTCATTACTGTCAAACAAGACCCGCGCCACTTGACATGCAACAAGGCCAACGCCCCATGGCGAGCAACAAAACCCGCACCACTTGGCAGGCAACAAGACCTGCGCCCCTTGGTGGGCAACAAGGCCAATGCCACTTGGCGGGCAACAAGACCTGCGCCCCTCGACGGGCAACAAGACACGCGCCCCTCGGCAGGCAACAAGATCAAAGCCCCTCGCCGAGCAACAAGACCAATGCCTTGGGTGAGTAACCAGACCAACGTCTCTCGACGAGTAACAAAACCGACATCTCCACCATGCAACTAGACCGAGATACACAATTGCCTCGCACTGGTTTACTTTGGGAACGAGTTGATTGGCTCGACAACCACCTAATGTGGATTTGGAGAGTCGATAGGCTCCCTGACCACTTAAATGCGAGTTACTACCAACGaatacaacaacaaaacaagaacACCAACAACAATTTACACCAAGGGGCAGAAAATCCACTACtaccaacaaaagcaaaaaaggtcacaaaaataaacacaaaaaatcaatcatggaaatatgcaCTCTTCGCCAacaataaacaatctctcaAGCAAACATtcacacaaataaacaaacttaaaaTTGAGCTCTGTGCTCACATCTAATGTAGTCAAGTACATCTCCCGCTTATCTCTTCAAGCTGAGCTCTTCACCACTTAGCACAAAACAGACAAAAATCTAGGATCACACAGAAAACTAGtgaccaatttttaaaatttattctgcaGATTATTGACTTGAAAATTCTCAAGGCCTCCTAAGGCTTCAGAAGGGCATGGAGAAACACCCATACACTAACTAGTATGGACCCTCAGTAGggtaaaggaaaacaaaagcaaGCAGGCGCCCACGAGCCAGGGGTAAAAGACAGGTGCAGAGAATGCAAAGCTTTTAATTTCTCATGTGCCAGTACAAAAACAATTAGCGGGGTAACTGGAATGGATATTTGGATCCCCACAGTTTTAGTGAAGAGATAAAGTTAAGAAGGGATTCAgactcctaaaaagaaaatgacccGGGCTCCTAAGAGGGAGGTGACTCAGATTCCTAAAATGAGAGAGGCTCatactcctaaaaggaaaatgtttctcaaggaaataacctctataaatACCTTATAGGAGGTAACAAACACTGAATTTGATTCACTTCttctttacatatatttattcttatattgtgttactgacttaagcatcggagacTCCACATTTATGGCAACCAGTGCCGCCCATTTATTGTCGCAGGTCATTCATACGGTTGGTGATGTGAAACAATACGTCCTTTACAATACcaattatgaattacataaagATGTAACATAAGAAGTGAACCAGTTTAGATGGACCGATTTTCTGATTTGGCGAATTAATTAAAGAGGCATCAAGACTGCTTCAATTAATTCGACTAAAATTGCGTCGATGGTGGGAAATAATAAATTGGTCTTAAAATTGCGTCGATGGTGGGAAATAATAAATTGGTCTAAAAATTGCATCGATGGTGGGAAATAATAAATTGCTTCAATTATCAGGTATTTATACAAGGCAAAAGGGAATAAAAGTGGTTACAAGTGCAATAGAGAAACAATAACAATTGTCTACAGTTCATTTTAGAAggttatttttctataaatgtGCCTTAGCACTATCATCTATTCTAATATTCCCCCTCAAGTCTAATGGAGTGGATAGCACTTTGAGACTTGTTCAAAATCTGAAGAAGTGTTATGAAACCAGTGGCTTTGTAAAGACGTCTACTAGCTAATCTTGTGAACTGATGTAGGAAACATGGGGTGTGTTGGCAGCAACTCAATCACGGACAAAATGGAAGTCAATGTCCATGTGTTTGGTTTTTGAGTGGTAAACTGGATTTGCAGCCAAATAGGTGGCCTCAATATTGTCACACCATATGGTTGGAGCCTTGGATAAAGGAATACCAAGTTCACAAATTACAATCTGAAGCCAGATCACCTCGGCACCAGTTGAAGCAAGAGAATTGTACTTAGCTTCCGTGCTTGATCGCGCAACTGTCCTCTGTTTTGTTTTAGCCCTAGGAGATGAGGTTTTTGCCAAGGAAGATACAAAGCCTCCAGTAGAATGACGATCATTTGGGCATCCTGCCCAGTTCGCATCAGAGTATGCATGCAAAGTAAATGGATAAGTGTTCGAGAAGAACAGGCCAAAATTGATGTGGCCTTGAGATACCAAAGTATTCTCTTGACGACAGTCCAATGGGTTTGTTTTGGTGACTGCATGAACTGACATACTTTGTTCATAGTAAAGGAGATGTCGGGTCTTGTGAATGAAAGATATTGCAAACTCTTACTATGCTACGGAAGTGATGATCATCTTCATAGCTTGGAGAGTCAAACTTGGACAGTTTAATGGAAGTAGCCATGGGAGATGGCATAGGCTTCGCATGAAGCATTTGGCTTTTGATGAGAAGGTCTTTGATGTATTTACATTAAGACAGTAGGAGACCATTCTTCAAGTAGTCCATTGCTAATCCAAGAAAAAAAGACATGGGGCCAAGATCTTTTACTGGAAAGGTCACTCCCAAAGCAGAGATAAATGAGTCAATGGCAGAAGAAATGGAGGATGCGATTACTATACCATCTATGTAAATTAATAGGTAGATGCATTTATCACCAgggttaaagataaaaaaggaTGGATCGGCTTTGGAGGCTGTAAAGCCATAACTTACTAACCATGAACTCAATTGGGCAAACCAAGCCCTTGGGACCTACTTAAGGCCGCAAATTGCTTTATGAAGTTGATATACATATAGGGGTGAATATGGTCAATATACTTACATAAAGATAGTATCAGTTAGTGAGCCATGAAGGAAAGCGTTGTCGATATCAACCTGTTGCAGGGGCCATCCTCGAGCTACAGTGATGACAAGGATCAAACGGATGGTGGGCGGCTTCGCAACAGGGTTGAATGTTTATCATAGTCAATCCTAGCTTGTTGATGGTAGACTTTGGCAACCAATCTGGCTTTCCTTCGTTCAATGGAACCGCCCGCCTTCAATTTTGTGCGGTAGACCCACATCAATCCAAGAATGTTAGAAGAGGGATTGGGTGGAACTAAAGTCCAGGTATGGTTCTGGATTAGGGAAAAACTCTTTGGACATTGCATCACGCCAGTTGGGAAATTTATAGGCCATGGAGAAGCTTGTTGGGTTATCTGGTGTAGTAACAGTGGTGTTGAAACAATTTCGCGACGGATACGACATAGTACCATATGTGGCAATTCGAGGACGAGAAAAGTGTGTGTGAGCACGTGTAATGATAGGGGAACAAGGAGGGACTAAGGCAGAAGCTGGATGTGAGATATAGGAGGGGTGGGGAGGAGTAGCACGAATCGGAGAGGAATCACAAATAACAAGGAATGAAGAAGACTTGGAGGGAGTTGGGTGTGTTGAAGAAGACGAGTTGGATGGGCTGGGCCCTAGGCCAAGAATGGATGACGAGAAGAGAGGAAGGTGGGCCTAAGGTATGGTCTGAGAGGATAAAGGAGGGATGGGCAGAGAACTTGAATATTCAGATGAATCCATCTCCGATCTAATCTTTTATCTAGTGTGAGAGGCGTTCAGATGCATTGGAGGCTGGTTTGGTGGTTGATGGAACTAGGTGACAAATCTTCAGATGAGTATTCAGATGCATTTTGATTTGGTGGCTGACGAAACTGAGCAACGAATCTGATTGTGAGGGGCGTTCGACTGGGTTAAGGCATCTGTTGAGTTTCTGAATAAATGTTGATTATCTAGTGTGATGACTCTTATATGAATTGTGTGGAATGGCTGACGTGACATATTATTATTGGAGGCTGGTAATCCATTTGAAACAAACGGATCGGTACAAagcatttttgtaaatataataatatgtaatactaatgtatatactataaacactaaaatgcataataacatgtaatactaaattactaatggataatataatttcacTTCTTAGCAAACTCTCGATCAATGCAAGCgagtgattttacaaaataaaattatcaatctGTTATAACgatccaaatactcttccaaaacCAATGTTTTTTTCATTACTCCATTTTCATTCACATTTCATTTATgctaatcaataaaattacttaaaatatattgtacTGTTGGATATAATTATACACATAAgatttataataaatagtagcATCATtctgcataaaataaaattggataTAAATATAGACATAAgatttatgttctgtttctgttaaatGACTAATGAATATTAGCAATTAGCATTTTGGTTGTAACAATAAATATTTCTGTTAGCAATTGAATATTAGCAATtatgttctgtttctgttatatgaatatgaatattaaaaattatgttatgttatattagcaattatgttatgtttttGGGATTGTtggtatgattttaatttaatttagttagGGCTATGCAACTTTTTTGGGAATGTTGGTATGATTTAATTACTTTTGGGACTATTTGGGAATGTAGGTGTAACACTCCATTCCTGTAGGTtaggagtgtcacgtatttttcataaaaataaacccggcaagagatctcatatttcataaatgaaattagaaatttattttgtagaaaaaaatgtctaataaaacGTCTTCCAAAAACAGTAAATGAAtaatctaaataaaatttatgtcataaaagtaattttattctaggaggtctgaaactaaatcaactgcttCTTCTAATTCTAGCATGTCTgctcgtattcatcatcctcacctgggtggttaaaaacatgaaaataaactataatgagtcgaagactcagtaagaaattcatcacaacataaatataatagacataaaattttcataaaagttttcatgttgAGAGTTTAAATTCATGAATATTCATACTGATGTTTATGCTATACATGActaatttatctgaattaactgactgatccgACTGgacaacacacttaaccctgtgtgtgaGGTTGTACACCGGCCCCACGTCCCACTGCCGAGAGGGGagctgctgatagtattctggcatactatggtggaccacgcttgagtctgtggcttgcacatccaccttgaaactgcattggtaccatgcatctgagtggtcatctgattaactgatctgatcttatcttacacttgaatttaagatagcttacatatcttatacacatgagatgcatgacataatacatacataattaaaatttctgaatttgaacatgatacggaatgacatgatcgtatgttATACTAGATGACATGTTTACATATGATATGagtggtgcataaataatggATGTCAATGAACTAGCTtgaataatactaatatataagctGAATTGTGATGAtcataatttatgatcaaattacttacctcgcagCGCTATTTCCTGAATTTTACTCCATAGCCCGTCACCTATATCAAGTATTAAACGTCACTAAATCTGTCTAGAAAAACATGTCCTAATATCTCACTTAATTTAAATTCATACCATAGAatataacgaataaatattttgtttaatataaaatcaatgaatgtttatatcttaaattatttaaatactaataacatattttaattttgtaggaaattgtattgtatttaaatatattaactcacagtggaaactcatttcataaaaatagatttactccATTTAAagcattcaaaataaatttaaactctttattataaaatttaataaactttcactataaaatttaataattaaaaacatagatCATTTTATGTAAATCATAGGATTTTTggattaacataattattcaaataacacCAGCCCACTTAAATATTAACCAAGTCCAATAAAAAATCAACTCAATCTAACTTACAAACATCTAGAAAGACCAACactttgtaaaaaaaacaaGTCCAAAATACTATGACAGGGGATAAGTTTTAAGCCCAACATTGGTTGCCATGTGTTAAAGGATATGCAGGTAATTAAAGTTAAAGATTACCTGTAAAAGAAAACAAGTCCAAAATACTATGGCAGGGGATAAGTTTTAAGCCCAACGTTTGTTGACATGTGTTAAAGGATATGCAGGTAATTAAAGTTAAAGATTACCCTTATGTAATACTAAGGTTGCAGAGTAACAATTCGTAATGAGAGAAAAGTAGTTTTAAAATGGCAATCTTGTAATTATAGGAACATAGGTTTGCACTTTGCTGAAGACCTAAAGGCTAAAAGAATTTGTAATTACAGCAACTTACTTTTTCTGAAAACTAAAGACAAATAAGGAAACTTTAACCATTCTAGAAATAGTGCGACAATGCTCACCTAGTAGAAGAGGCACCGTCTGAACAAAGGCACAATGCGATAAAGCTGAGTATCGATTGTGGGTGGTGTGGCTGAAGAgcactgtgagagagagagagagagagagagagactattGGATGCTGTCAAACAGAAACAACAGAGGGATGGAGTTTTGAAACAGAGAACTTATGGAGAGGAAGAGACGATACTGGTGGAGCACTGAGGGAGGCCTCTTAAAACGTCCTTGAAGGTAAAAATGATGAATGTCAATTCTGAGCAAGATGGAGAGCAAATTAGACTTGCGTGAGTAGTTGTGTGATACTTGATGCTTTTCTGTGATTGAAAAATTACAGACAGGGAAGGAACAAATAGAGAAACCATCTTGAATGTGATCCATTCAAAGTACTTTAGGAAGTTTGCTAGAGGAAGACTCGGTCTGTCACCGAAAATAGAGGAATAATGAAGGGGGTGACTTGAAGTGTAGAGAGGTTTAATGTAAAATGGGTTTTGGTGTAGATAAAACTGACTAGGAAAATCTGGTAAATCACTAGAGATTCAGTCTAGCGTTTACATCCGATAAAACTTAATAATGAGTctggatttaaaaataataataataacaataataataataataataaaataataactaaaagatttattaataaatctcaaatataagTTTAGTATGTTACAGTAGATCCAGTTTGTGTTTTTGAGACTTTTTTGTATGAATGTTTTGAATGACTAACCTGAACATGTAGGGTTGCtttaaatcactaaaacaacTCCAAGTTGAGTTAATAATCACTCAAACAGCCCAagttgagttaatatttttgtattgtgtttttgGGATTGTCCTAACCatactattttatttgtttgttgtgtTCTAGTTCTTAAACCATTAATATAGAAGGCACAAGCACTCCTACATCCACAGTTGGTACTTGTCTTGGCATCCCATCTCCAGAACAGCCTATTGATACTCTCAATCCCATAGTCGAAGAGTCTAGCGGACCAATAGACTCTTCAATAGGCACTCCTAGTGCCTTCTGTTCTAACCCTCACCCTTTACTTGATAGTAGAAATTTTAAGAATATGTATGAACTATGAGGTATGGGCCCACTTCACAAGAGTATCCGATTGTGATCTCGAATAGTCTATAGCTATTTGTAACCATTGTAGGAAGCAATGGAAATGACATCCCAAAAGGCAAGGCACTTCGACCATGAAAGCACACATCCAATTTTGCCCCAAAAATCgtaaaaataagttgaaaaatagtAATACATTCTTGGTCCCAAAAGCAAGAAATGAAGGAATGGAAGGGGAAAAGAGCTTAGGGATGACCAAgtataatgagaaaaaaatccgGGCTGCCCTTGCTAGGATGGTAATAGTAAATGGGTTATCCTTTAGGATTGTTGAGGGCCAAGGGTTTTGGAAATACATTAAATCCCTTGATCCTAGGTTTCCTATTCCTTCTCGATTTATCGTAATGCATGACTGTACGAGGTTATTTTTAAGAGAGGGGGATTgtttgaagaaaatgtttttaacCATCAAACAAATAATGTGCCTGACCACCGACATTTAGACTTCtatccaaaatattaattacatgtGTGTGACTGCTCACTTTATTGATAATAGTTGAAAGTTTCATAAGCAGATCATTTCATTTGTTCGGATTAGCGACCACATAGGAGCAACAATTGAGAGGGAGTTGGAGGAGTGTATGCTTGATTAAGGCATTGACAAAATCCAAACAATTACGGTGGACAATGCTACCTCTAACAACTTCGATATTGATTGGTTGAGAACAAGGGAAATAGGAAGTGAGGATTATGTTGCAACGcacgagtttattcacatgAGCTATACGACATACATCTTAAACCTTGTTGGAGTGAAGatttgaaagatgttgatgactcgATCATAAGGGTCCGAAATTTGATTAAGTATGTGAAGTCTTCTCCCCAAAGACTTGCCACTTTCAAGTCTTGTGTTGATAGGTCAAAAGTTTCATGTTCTAGTTTCTTATGTCTTGATGTGCCTACTAGATGAAACTCGACTTTTCTTGTGTTGGACGTGGTTGAGAAGTATCAAAAAGTCTTCCAACTTTTACTTGATGAGGATCCCTACTCACAAGTATATTTTTCTGAGAATGGGCATGGGAAAAAGAGTCTAGGAACTCCTGGGGCTAATGATTGGGATACCATAAGAAACTTTTCAAAGTTTCTTCATGTGTTTTATAACGTCACATTGCGTATTTCTAGTACactatatgttatatcaaatttgtattttcaagaacttattaatattcataaaaactttAATGCTT from Juglans regia cultivar Chandler chromosome 4, Walnut 2.0, whole genome shotgun sequence encodes:
- the LOC108981542 gene encoding uncharacterized protein LOC108981542 encodes the protein MASQDKKPSKPSSSKAGGIRTLSDLNRSSADSENDSDGPQEYHTGGEKRSICSFTTCCKAQAMLAEALSKLKHTLLEESRAQEKELFRLKVEKMEYDQEREEKKIGQENERLRLEAERLRLEAEKLELTRREANERAERDLLEREERIMTVNMLNLYGLQQKYFEQHQKEIMARFY